ccgttgaagaagatctTCCGGAGGCGACCGAGCTGGCACGACTGGCTGAAACACTCATCAGTAACCTGGAATCGACAACATCAAAGGCTAAGTCCACGCGAAGCGGAGATATAATCGATGATAAGCTCCATCAACTGTTTCAGATTTGTATTCGTGGTATCATCTTGGCCACTGGCAACGTGAATCTACGTGAGACATTCTACAACATCTGCTCGCACTACATCACGCGGATCGCATCTCCTGACCCTGCTCATGAAAACTTGAGGCGCCACAGCCAGCAGGTCGTTAAGACGGCCGGCCTTGCCCTTATCGAAGCCACTTGCGACGATGCATACTCGGGACAAGAGACATGTCGTGTATCTGCGCTTCTTTTgctcaacctcctcgccaCCCTAGACAACCAAGCAGATTCAATCTTGGCGGAATCAATATCGCAGTCGAATTATCTCGGTCTGTTTTTGGATGCTATTCGGGCGCTTCCCATTGAGCTTCGAAACGCCCAAGCAAACGGTATGTTAATGAGGTGTCATGGCTGTTCTATCCTTTGCTAACCTTTGCTTCTTCAGACACGCCTCTCCTGTTATCCTTCTACCAATCACTACTGTCACTACTTCAGCAGCTTTGTCAAACGAAGAATGGAGCTATCCATGTTATTAAGACCGGACTTTTCGATGCGGTTCGTGAATCGCAGCTGTTTGCTGCCGACCCTGATATTGGCATTGGTTAGTACCGTTCATCCTAATCCTGGAAATTGAGTTTCATCTAACAGTCATAGATATTGATAATCCCGATGCTCTCCGGAAATACTATGATCTTCTCCTTGCCGTCCTCCGAGTAATCGTCTCTGCCGTGTTCGTGCGAGGACTCCACAACGAGCAGATGATCGAGCAAACACGTGCATTCCTTGCTGAGAACCGGCAAAGCATGGTCGGTATCTTCAAGCGCTTTGCTAAAATCGGGGGTGCTGGTTCTGCAGACCACCACGAAACGCTCAGCGACTTGACTAAATCGTATATGGCGCTGGTAGCTGCTACGGGCTTTTTGGATGTATGTTCTTTCCTCTCTATACGTAGTCATCGGCCTATCATTTACTAACTGGCTTGAATAGTTTGAGGACCAGGAAGTTATGGAACAATCCAGTACGTCTATGTTCTCGTGATGATGTGCTGGGACGGACGGATGAGGATTCGACTGATATTTGTTGATTTGCGATCTTGCTTGGTTTATGGAGATGAAACGTGTATGAAAGTTTTGCATATGGCATTATTCCAGCCGTCTGGTATACTATTTCTATTGATGTTACAGGCTATATTCCTGAAGACATTATCCGGTCTTCTTGCAACATTGACGATATCCACCGTTGTTCGTAATAACACTCACACCCAAATAGTCCATGTTTATCACTGGGAAGTTGTTAGATGCGAGGAGCTTTCGTGTAGGCAGGGTGCCTTGACCAGTAACAATGAGCCGTCGCTAGGTTTTAGCGTGTTCGCAACCAGCATGTCGTGGTCAAGGTAAGAAACGACTATTTCTGTGGAACTGGTAAGAATTGAGTACTGTTCTAGATGGTGTTGACAGCGCCTTCTTTTCAAGATAGAAGCCTTGTCTAGAGCACTGTAATGGCCTCGTAGACGTACGGTTTCTCATTTTGGTTTGAGCAACCTGCTAAGGTCACAGGGTCAATATCTGTACCACCAAACTTGCGACCTTGCTTGGATATTCCCGGCCGCCCcaacttcatcttctcatgtCAGCTTTCTGCTATCAAGCCAGAACTTGATCCATCGCACgatactactctgtacttccCTAAGCCGAACTCGCTGGGTCAAACAAACCCACGATGGTGTCCCTGGCACCCAAGAATTTCTACGGATCCAAACCTGATGTGGAGGACGCTGACGAATTCATTGACGAAGTTGAGCAATATGTGATTTCAGGGCATGGAAATCTCAGCAGCGAAGAAATGGCGACAAAGCAGGATATCATCGAACAGGACTTGATCAGGGTCTTCAGACATCACCTCGAAGGGCAAGCAAGGCGATGGTACTATACGACTCCAAAGGAACTCCGTCGGTCTTGGCCCAATTTGAGGTCGTTCTTCCTTGCTACCTTTCCCTCTCGAGCACTCGAAATGGATGAATACAAGAAGGGTTTGCGTCGTGAGTTTGGAAGTTTGGAGCAGCTCCCGAATGAATCCGTTTCGGACTACGTGTACCGGTGGGAAGTGCTGGCAAAACAAATACAATGCTTGAAAGCAGGTGACAGTGATCCTGATTTCCTGATAGGCCAAGCCTGCGCTGGTATAAAGGACATGGAGCTATCGCAGCATATCTTGAGTATTGCTGGAGGTTCAGAGGAAATACCTTTCAGCCGTCTGAGAAGGTTTTCCAACCTCATAGAGGCTAAGAAGGTCGACATGGAAGGGCGTGGCATACACCTGAAACTCAACAAGCCTCAAAAGCCTTCTAGGGTCTCGACTGTCGACTGTGCTTCCAGCTTGCGAGTGGTCGGATCGAATACATTTGGATAAACATAATTGTTGACATTATGTGTCCGCCGCTCAGACTGAAGGGATTGCTGTTGGAATGAAGACTGTTATTTGTGGATTTTCTGTTTCCATTCATGACTGGGGTTGAAGAGGGTTAAGTTGTGTGTTATCATATTTATGTTGTAGTTCAAGATATATCATGCTGCTCATGGATAATCTGCCAGTATAATACTTATCAATTGTGTTCCACTCTGCCAGTAAGAGTATATGCCCATTTAGCATATCGTAGTCAATACCTCAACTATATTTCACATCTGCATAACATTGTGGTCCATGTATGTACCCAGGTATGGCATCACTACGGTAGGGAACAACGCCCACGAACGTATTATCTTATCTCCGCCAACCTCGCCTGCGGAGTCGCCCTCTCGTCTTCTTCACCTCCTCACCTTCTCAGTCATCATTACTTGCCACCTCTACTTGCCCAACGACAAAACACTCGGCACAATCTGGCCATGTTTATATGGTTCAGGAACTTGCTGGATCTTTCCAACGCTGAAACGCTTCCCGTTGCGGACAGAACCGGGTAGATGCAGCAGAACTCGAGAGGCGCCACCGAGCACAGGACCGGTAAGCGCAAGTCGATTGGCAAGAGAAAGAATCCCGAAGAGgaaatatcatcatcatctcagcgtcaacaaccacaacatcCTCTCccgcaacagcaacaaaccATTTCAGAGCTCCTGTCTAGGAACCAGGATAGAGGCCATCCGCCATATCTCTCCCCCAAGCGCGCTCGATTATCGCCCACTCCTTCGGATTCATCGTCGTCGACTCGACCACAAGCACTGAGATCCCCCACTAGTATGTACAATTTCTCGAATTCGGATTCCAGGGCAGGCGGGGCATTTGGACAGAGCTCGTCTGGTCCAGGTACCTACAACCCAACGGCCAAAGCTGGCCCCGCCTTCGCGACATCCCGTCAAAGCAACTTCACACCACATACCGGCGCGAAGAAATTGGTCGTCAAAAACCTCCGGACGACTCCACGGCTGAACCAGGATTCATACTTTGAGAAGGTATGGGGCCAGTTGGATACGGCATTGGGTACCGTCTTCGGCGGCGGGAAACCAGAGACATCGCTGGAGGAACTCTACAAGGGCGCCGAAAATGTATGTCGCCAAGGGAGAGCGGCGATTCTGGCCAAGAAATTGCAGGACTGCTGTCGAGAACATGTGTCAGGGAAGCTACGGGAGACATTGGTCGCGAAAGCTGGAGGTGGGAATGACATTGATACCCTACGAGCCGTGGTAGACACATGGGCAACATGGCAGTCAGAGCTGGTATGTACTGTGCAATATAGGTGGGCGGTATTTCAGGAACTGACTCGATCGTTTATAGGTAACGGTTCGCTGGATGTTCTACTACCTCGACCAGTCGTTCCTCCTTCACTCCAAAGAGTTTCCCGTTATCCGCGAAATGGGATTGCTTCAGTTTCGATCGTACATATTCTCCGATGCGATCTTGAAACCTAAGATCTTACAGGGTGCCTGCGACTTGGTGGAGGCAGACCGGAGTGAGGGCAACGACACGACGGCCGACTCGTCCCTGCTCCGTAACGCGATCGATCTGTTCCATGGTCTTGACGTGTACATTAGCGATTATGAACCGCTTCTAGTTTCGCGGTCGAAAGACTACTTTTCATTGTGGACTCAGCAGGAGACTACCGGGTACCTCGCTACATTTGTGGAGAATAGCCATCGCTTGATCGCGCGGGAGGTGAATCGATGCGAACTTTTTTCTCTTAGCCGGAGTACGAAGCAGAAGCTATCTGAGATTTTGGATGAAGTTCTACTAAGCCAAGAGGACTTCTTACTTGACAAAAAAGACATTCTTGGGCTGCTACGGGCCAGCAACAAGACGGCATTGGAGAAATTGTATGCTCTGTTGGAGCGTAAAGATCTTGGTAGTCGACTGAAGCCCGCTTTCGGAAGCTACATTGTGGAAGAAGGCAGTGAAATCGTCGCTGACGAGGACAAGGAGGGGGAGATGGTGCCACGGCTGTTGGAAttcaagcagcagcttgaCGACACCTGGACAGATTCTTTCCATCGTCACGAGGAATTGGGACATACACTGCGAGAATCGTTCGACGCGTTTATGAATAAGGACTCGAAAATGGAGACGAAGATGGGAGAGATGATTGCCAAACACGTGGACCGGCTTCTGAAAGGCGGATGGAAGTTACCAACAAGACGGAAACTGGAGGATATGCCACTTGCAGATGAGGATGCTGAGATCAATCGCCAGCTGGACCAGGTGCTGGATCTGTTCCGGTTTGTGCATGGAAAACTGGTGTTTGAGACATTCTATAAGAACGACTTGGCGCGTCGCTTATTGATGGGACGGAGTGCCAGCGACGATGCGGAGAAGAGTATGCTGGCGAAGCTCAGGACAGGTTGGTCGAATATTTCGTTTTCGCGTTTCCTTTCGCTAACCACCAGTAGAATGTGGATCGAGCTTCACACACAACCTCGAGTCGATGTTCAAGGACATGGATGTTGCGCGCGACGAGATGGCAGGATACAGCTCGATTCAGCGCCAACGGAAACACCGGTTGCCGGTTGATCTGAATGTCAACGTGCTGTCAGCAGCATCATGGCCAACGTATCCAGATGTGCAAGTGCGGATTCCACCGGTGGTGGCGACAGCGATCAACGACTTTGAACAATTCTACCACAACAAATATAATGGACGGAGACTTCACTGGAAGCATCAACTAGCGCACTGTCAATTGCGAGCATGGTTCCCAAAGGGAGTCAAGGAATTGATGGTCAGTTCATCGCAGGCGATTGTACTGTTGCTGTTCAACGACGTTCCCGAAGGCGGGACGCTGCAGTACCCTCAGATCCAGGGAGCGACGCTGTTGCGTAAGTCAACTGATCTATATATGCTGGGCGGTTTGCTAACTCGACTAGCGGATGTGGAACTGCAACGGACACTACAGTCACTAGCGTGCGCCAAGTACCGGGTACTAAGCAAGCGACCGAAAGGTCGAGATGTGAATCCAACAGATGAGTTTGCATTCAATGAGGCCTTCACGGATCCGAAAATGCGGATTAAGATCAACCAGATTCAGCTGAAGGAAACGAAAGAGGAGAATAAGACGACGCACGAACGAGTGGCGGTGGACCGACACATGGAGACGCAAGCAGCGATCGTGCGAATCATGAAGAGCCGCAAGACCATCACCCATGCGGAGTTGGTTGCGGAAGTGATCAAGGCGACACGAAGTCGGGGGATGTTGGAGGTGGGAGAAATCAAGGAAAATATAGAGAAGTGAGTTTCTTTCCTAAAACTGGAGTGATATCAAATGTGCTTGATACTGACTCGTGCGCAGGTTGATTGAAAAGGATTACATGGAGCGGGAAGAGGGTAATCGGTACCAGTATGTTGCGTAATGGTTggatatacggagtacagggGTAGCATTTGAATATAGCGGATATCTATACAATGAATTGGCATTGGATGACAAGTATGTACAAGGACTAGGATATGGGCGTATGCACTCCAGACTCGGAACGGCTCCGAGATCGGTGGATCCGGGGAAGCTTTGTTCTAGAAGGTCTTTTATTTGTAGTTTACAGTAGCTTGTGTGTTCTATATGTTCTCTGCGTTGTAATCCGTACAAATGAGTACACCGTTATACAAATAGATGTATAtattctgtactctgtactccggagtaggcGACTCAAATGATCAGTCAGAACCAGAAGAGTCCAGACCATCACGTGCAAAGCTCTAGTTCAGGGACGCGTCGATCCAATCGATCCCAGGTTAGTCAGCCGGGGGTGCACATGATCGTTTTCAGGTCTGGATCGGGACAAATTTTCAGGTCCCATGACCGCCTCCTGTTGGGGTTTGCTTTTGCtcctgtacggagtacggctGGGACGCGCAAGGGACCATTCACCGACACCCGGTACGGGAGAACATGCAGAGAATATGTCCCCCGTGTATCCTCCTCCCATACATAGTACAGACAAGACACACTGTCCCACGGGGAATGGGATTGACTTGATTGGAGTATGAATATAGCGGAATTCCGGAGAGAGTAAGCCGAGGCATTCTTTGCCTGATCTGGCAGTCTATAGTTGGACATGTCCCGACCCGATTAGGCAATGCGGGTCGGTCAGGTGTTCACATGGACAAAACCTGTTGGGATTCTTTGTTTGTCATCCTctcgttctcgtcgtggtctGCGTCGGGGgatggaggaggtggtggttaTTTATTCGGCTGGTGTCTCGATTCTTTGGTCTTGTATCCTTCTCTATCTCTATATTCCTCTCCGTCTTGCTCCCCGGGTTGTAAGCTGGTCTTCTGGTCTGTTCAATTGATACAGATCTACCCTATTCTACCTTATTCTACTTGTACCTCTATCCTATCCTCTATCTCTCCTATACCAATTCCTCATAGAAGTCACCATGCAGAGTATGTACCCTATACACCCATATACCGGCCATATCTAACATCCACAGCAAAACATTTCTTCTCGGATCCCTCCCACCTCGTCACAACCGCCCTCCACTCCCTCACTGTCACCAATCCCTCCCTCGCCTTCGACCCCGAACACAAAATCATCTTCCGCCGTCCCAATCCTCAAGGAAAGCGCAAGGTTGCCATTGTCTCCGGTGGTGGTTCCGGTCATGAACCCGCCTTTGCTGGGTTAGTCGGCAAGGGCTTCCTCGATGCCTCCATCGCTGGAACTATCTTCGCCTCGCCCTCTGCAGAGCAGATTCGCAAGGGTGTTATGGACTACATTGACAATGAGGAGGGTGTTCTCATTATCCCGATGAACTACACTGGTGATGTCCTGAATTTCGGTATGGCTACAGAGAAGGCCCGCGCAGCAGGTATTCAAACAGAGTTCTTTGCGATCAATGATGATGCCGGTgtgggaaagaagaaaggtgGAAAGGTTGGCCGTCGGGGTATTGCGGGTGGTATTCTGATTCTCAAGATGGTTGGTGCATTGGCTGAGGAAGGGTATGTTTCCTGTTTCACAAGCAATTGTATGCGCCATTGCTAACTCCGAGATCAGTGGCTCGCTTAAGCAGGTGTTTGACTTGGCCCAATTGGCCAACGAGAACCTGGCTTCTGTCGGTGCTTCTCTTGAGCACGTTCACATCCCTGGCCGTCCCATTCCCGAGGACACGGTGCCCCATGACGAGATCGAAGTTGGCATGGGTATCCACAATGAACCCGGTTCTCACCGAACCAAGGCTACCCTGCCCGAGCTAGTGAAGACTATGCTTTTCCAGATTCTGGACCACAACGACCCGGACCGTGCCTTTATTACTCATAACGCCGGTGACGAATTCGTCCTGCTGATCAACAACCTCGGTGGTTTGAGTACCCTTGAACTTTCCGGTATTACCGATGAAGTCCACCGTCAGCTTGACGATGATTACCAGATCAGGCCTTGCCGTGTGCTGCAGGGAACCTTCCTGACCAGTCTGAATGGTCTTGGGTTCAGTGTTTCGCTACTCAAGGTCGTTGACACCGGTCTAGGCCAGGGCAAGGGCATGCTTGACCTGTTGGATGCGGAAGCTCAGGCTGTTGGCTGGGCTGCTCCCATCAAGCGAGAGACGTGGAACCAGCGCGCTGGCTCGCATGTTGAGGTTAAGAAGACCAAGCTGGCTGAGGAACAGCCCAGCAATGTCAAGTGTAAGTCCTAAATGCTTTTTCTGCGACAATAACTAATCAAACACAGTGGATCCCGCTGTTATCAAGAAGGTCCTGGGATCCGGTCTCAAGAGCATTATCGCCGCAGAACCCGAAGTCACCCGCTACGACTCGATCGTTGGTGACGGTGACTGCGGTGTCGGTCTCAAGCGCGGTGCCGAAGCCGTGCTTGCTTTCCTCAACGACCCCAAGGCCAACATCAAGGACGACGTCGTGACGGCTGTCAACCGTATCGTGACCATTGTCGAGAACACAATGGACGGCACCTCAGGCGCCATCTACGCCATATTCCTGAACGCGCTCGCCCACGGCCTCCGCGCCCAGGACAAGGGCACTGCAACACCCGCTACCGCACAAGTCTGGGCCGAAGCACTCAAGTACTCTCGCGATGCACTGGCTAAGTACACCCCTGCGCAACCCGGAGACCGCACCATGATCGATGCGCTGGTGCCCTTCTGCACGCGTCTCACGGAGACCAAGGACCTCGGGGCGGCCGCTAAGGCAGCCGAGGACGGCAGCGAAGCCACCAAGTACATGCACGCCAGTCTGGGACGGGCAGTGTATGTTGGCGGCGAGGAAGAGTGGGTGGGGAAGATCCCGGATCCGGGTGCGTACGGCTTGAGTGAGTTTTTCAAGGGATTGGCCGCGGCGGTCATCTAGATTTCTTTTCCCAATCTCTCCCGATCCGATCCTTTTTCTTCGTGTACAGATTAGTTACGATAGTTGGTATATTAATCATAATCCATGATGCTGTATGACTCAAAAAAAGTATTGCCGAGGTTAGATTGCGGAAGACACGTAGAAGCCACGGAAGACTTAAGGTTAGCTTGTTCTCGGGTCTTCCATTTTTAGACGGTTCAGATGACCTCGTCCGGATGCGGAAATGACGCATGCAGCCTAGCTACTTCCGGGAATATGTGGGGTCGATCGACCCGGGTGGGGTTTGGCACCCTTTTCCCGTTTGGGATAGCTTGCTTACTTTTGGTACTTGGACCATACAAAGTGTAGAGTCGATAATACATGAATGAATACATGGATGTGGTGTGCTGTTCTTGGTGGAACGTTACCCCGCCTTTCTTGGTTCAACCCTGTGTCAACAAGGATAGTGACAAGCACATGTCGAAACCAGTTTGAGTCAATAAGTTGTCCAATCGGGTTATACCGGTTGGCACGATGTATTCGTGTCGCAGGATTTGCGTTCGGAGTTTGAATAAAATCCCCCGGTGCATGGAATTTTCTATGCGGAGTAACTTTGAAACTCACAATAAAAGGGACTTTTGCCGAGACCAGAGATCACGTACATTgcttgtacggagtacaaggGATCGAATTACCACACCATAGCGCGGGGAATAGACATGGTATAAGCCTGAGACTTATTATTGCGTCAGTGCATCAGGTGTCGAGGATGAATGATGAGTATTGTTTGCTATGGTTACGAGTGGCACACTATGCTGGCGGTTACAGTCTTCAGATTGACACACGTGATGCTTATCACTTTTGTTGAATTACACCACTAACGCCTTGTCCCCATATCGACATGAAATATCAAACAGGTTGAGAAGATAGGAAGAGGAAACCCCACGTCATACAAGACTTGTGTGTGTCGTGTCAAGCCTCGTCCGGCTAGGTATTATTATCCGGACTGCCGACGACAGGCTCGTCGTAGAGAGGACATATCGGTCCGTGTAGGTCGCACGTGAAAATAACCGAGAAGCAAACCATTCAACTAAGCAGAACAAGAATGACAGAGTCGCCTCGCAAGAACCTATGACCATTAGCCATCAAATCAAATAGAAACCAACATATCTCCAGAGAAGAACACGCACATCTTGCTCACGAATCGATCCTTGTTAACACCTTTTCCCTTGTTCCCCTTGGGCTTCTCCGTCCACATCTCCTTGACATTCTCCAACACCATGTTGCAGTGACGGTCGAAAGCCTTGACACGCGCGAGCAGCTTACGGTTGTTCCGGCATGAGATGAGGACTTGGGTGTGGGTGCGCGTCGCAGTTTGCAGCAGAGACAGAGGGCCCGCGGTCATTTCATGTTCCTCCACCAGAGCGACCTCATATTCACTGGGATGGTCAGCTGTCGTCCGGATGAATCATGCGacgcgatgcgatgcgataAGCGATAAAGAAATGAGGGCAGAGACTGAAACAGGGAGGACACGTACGTGAGCTCGCTCTTGGGCTTGTTGAGCAGATCTCTAAAGACAGATGGTTAGCATGATACCGCGTCCAGATCAAGGGAAAAAGAGTCTGGATGACTCATAAGGCTGTAAAACGTACTGGATCTTGGGTTCAGCAGACATGATTACTGGATATAAAAAGGCAAAAGTGCTGCTTTTCAggacttttctttcttctcttctccaacaacTGCACAACTGCAGCTCCTCAACTGAACTTGGCTCAGTTCCGACCTCTTGGCGCTCATCACGTGACACCCGTGTTTGTCGTGTTTGTTTCCCACGGAGCGTCACGTCGCGTCTAGCTCCGACACGCTTCTCGACATCTCCAAACGCAAGGCGTcgcttcttttctattttacccttttctgttcttcttccctctccacgctccttttcttccacaACCCTTTCCTACCGCCTGCACGTCAACCTTCAATTGCGGCATCTCGTCTTCTGACCGCCATTCTCGTCCTTTGTACTGTTCTGCAGCTCGCATTCCAGTCGATTGCTCTTCATCCCACCGCTGCATACCGTGCATACCACGACCTTATCATCCCCTAGTCGACGAGATCCCCGCTTCAGATTGGCAGAAAGGCAATTGACACCTCGATTATCCTCCCAGCCTTGCTTCCTTTTCATCCCAGCCTTGCTCCACGCCCCTCGATCTCCGGCGTTCTTCCAGTCAATTTCAACTGCCAACCGTCCGCCGGTTTCCTCACACTTTTCTTCATCACCTCTTCCCTGGATACCTAATCTCTACATCTGCTTATGGTTAAACCCGTCTGGTGGAATGGAATCCCAGGACGGAATATCCGTCCGGCCCATGAGGCGTAAGTTGTTCACACCAGTTGAAGCTGTCCAAGGGAGAGGCTAACGTTCGCAATTAACGGTTCACAGTGA
This region of Aspergillus chevalieri M1 DNA, chromosome 4, nearly complete sequence genomic DNA includes:
- a CDS encoding uncharacterized protein (InterPro:IPR005162;~PFAM:PF03732), translating into MVSLAPKNFYGSKPDVEDADEFIDEVEQYVISGHGNLSSEEMATKQDIIEQDLIRVFRHHLEGQARRWYYTTPKELRRSWPNLRSFFLATFPSRALEMDEYKKGLRREFGSLEQLPNESVSDYVYRWEVLAKQIQCLKAGDSDPDFLIGQACAGIKDMELSQHILSIAGGSEEIPFSRLRRFSNLIEAKKVDMEGRGIHLKLNKPQKPSRVSTVDCASSLRVVGSNTFG
- a CDS encoding cullin family protein (COG:D;~EggNog:ENOG410PGFA;~InterPro:IPR036317,IPR036388,IPR001373,IPR019559, IPR036390,IPR016159,IPR016158,IPR016157;~PFAM:PF10557,PF00888;~go_component: GO:0031461 - cullin-RING ubiquitin ligase complex [Evidence IEA];~go_function: GO:0031625 - ubiquitin protein ligase binding [Evidence IEA];~go_process: GO:0006511 - ubiquitin-dependent protein catabolic process [Evidence IEA]), translating into MQQNSRGATEHRTGKRKSIGKRKNPEEEISSSSQRQQPQHPLPQQQQTISELLSRNQDRGHPPYLSPKRARLSPTPSDSSSSTRPQALRSPTSMYNFSNSDSRAGGAFGQSSSGPGTYNPTAKAGPAFATSRQSNFTPHTGAKKLVVKNLRTTPRLNQDSYFEKVWGQLDTALGTVFGGGKPETSLEELYKGAENVCRQGRAAILAKKLQDCCREHVSGKLRETLVAKAGGGNDIDTLRAVVDTWATWQSELVTVRWMFYYLDQSFLLHSKEFPVIREMGLLQFRSYIFSDAILKPKILQGACDLVEADRSEGNDTTADSSLLRNAIDLFHGLDVYISDYEPLLVSRSKDYFSLWTQQETTGYLATFVENSHRLIAREVNRCELFSLSRSTKQKLSEILDEVLLSQEDFLLDKKDILGLLRASNKTALEKLYALLERKDLGSRLKPAFGSYIVEEGSEIVADEDKEGEMVPRLLEFKQQLDDTWTDSFHRHEELGHTLRESFDAFMNKDSKMETKMGEMIAKHVDRLLKGGWKLPTRRKLEDMPLADEDAEINRQLDQVLDLFRFVHGKLVFETFYKNDLARRLLMGRSASDDAEKSMLAKLRTECGSSFTHNLESMFKDMDVARDEMAGYSSIQRQRKHRLPVDLNVNVLSAASWPTYPDVQVRIPPVVATAINDFEQFYHNKYNGRRLHWKHQLAHCQLRAWFPKGVKELMVSSSQAIVLLLFNDVPEGGTLQYPQIQGATLLPDVELQRTLQSLACAKYRVLSKRPKGRDVNPTDEFAFNEAFTDPKMRIKINQIQLKETKEENKTTHERVAVDRHMETQAAIVRIMKSRKTITHAELVAEVIKATRSRGMLEVGEIKENIEKLIEKDYMEREEGNRYQYVA
- a CDS encoding putative dihydroxyacetone kinase (DakA) (COG:G;~EggNog:ENOG410PGQZ;~InterPro:IPR004006,IPR004007,IPR012734,IPR036117;~PFAM:PF02734,PF02733;~go_function: GO:0004371 - glycerone kinase activity [Evidence IEA];~go_function: GO:0005524 - ATP binding [Evidence IEA];~go_process: GO:0006071 - glycerol metabolic process [Evidence IEA]), whose translation is MQTKHFFSDPSHLVTTALHSLTVTNPSLAFDPEHKIIFRRPNPQGKRKVAIVSGGGSGHEPAFAGLVGKGFLDASIAGTIFASPSAEQIRKGVMDYIDNEEGVLIIPMNYTGDVLNFGMATEKARAAGIQTEFFAINDDAGVGKKKGGKVGRRGIAGGILILKMVGALAEEGGSLKQVFDLAQLANENLASVGASLEHVHIPGRPIPEDTVPHDEIEVGMGIHNEPGSHRTKATLPELVKTMLFQILDHNDPDRAFITHNAGDEFVLLINNLGGLSTLELSGITDEVHRQLDDDYQIRPCRVLQGTFLTSLNGLGFSVSLLKVVDTGLGQGKGMLDLLDAEAQAVGWAAPIKRETWNQRAGSHVEVKKTKLAEEQPSNVKLDPAVIKKVLGSGLKSIIAAEPEVTRYDSIVGDGDCGVGLKRGAEAVLAFLNDPKANIKDDVVTAVNRIVTIVENTMDGTSGAIYAIFLNALAHGLRAQDKGTATPATAQVWAEALKYSRDALAKYTPAQPGDRTMIDALVPFCTRLTETKDLGAAAKAAEDGSEATKYMHASLGRAVYVGGEEEWVGKIPDPGAYGLSEFFKGLAAAVI
- the SMD2 gene encoding mRNA splicing protein SMD2 (BUSCO:EOG09265IT6;~COG:A;~EggNog:ENOG410PNRK;~InterPro:IPR027248,IPR010920,IPR001163;~PFAM:PF01423;~go_component: GO:0030532 - small nuclear ribonucleoprotein complex [Evidence IEA];~go_process: GO:0008380 - RNA splicing [Evidence IEA]) → MSAEPKIQDLLNKPKSELTEYEVALVEEHEMTAGPLSLLQTATRTHTQVLISCRNNRKLLARVKAFDRHCNMVLENVKEMWTEKPKGNKGKGVNKDRFVSKMFLRGDSVILVLLS